The DNA window AAGTTGTATAAGGAGTATGGCGCGCAAGGCTTCCAGCCCCTGGGCGTCTGCATCAACGACATGGCGAAGATGCTCACTGCCGATTTCAACAAAGAGCAAGGCGCTACTTTTCCTATTGGCTATGGGCCGCGCGATTCCGCCTATGGTTATCTCCAACATCCCACGATGATGCAGCTCTATATGCCCGCTTTTGTCATGATCGATCGCAAAGGACAGATCGTGAGCCAGTATATGGGCGGCGACCTGATTTTCGGCAAAGATCTCGCTGAACGCGAGAAGAACTTCCGTAAGCTGATTGAAGATATGTTGAAGAAGCCG is part of the Bryobacter aggregatus MPL3 genome and encodes:
- a CDS encoding peroxiredoxin family protein, yielding MRGIAANLLVLTMWSAGMMPGATVPRPSPEFGFELPGGKQVLLSQYRGKVVMMGFYLTTCPHCKDTVRIVEKLYKEYGAQGFQPLGVCINDMAKMLTADFNKEQGATFPIGYGPRDSAYGYLQHPTMMQLYMPAFVMIDRKGQIVSQYMGGDLIFGKDLAEREKNFRKLIEDMLKKPGVSAAPAPAKKTATTKKAS